CCCCGAGGCCAAGGCGCAGCGCGGCATCTCCTTCCTGCTCATCGACATGAAGTCGCCCGGCATCGCGGTGCGGCCGATCGTCACGCTGGACGGCGCCCACGAGGTGAACGAGATCTGGTTCGAGGACGTCGAGGTGCCCGTCGAAAACCTCGTCGGCGAGGAGAACAAGGGCTGGACCTGCGCCAAGTTCCTGCTCGGCCACGAGCGCAGCAACATCGCCGGCATCGGCATCGCCAAGCGCGAACTGGCCCGCGCCAAACGCATTGCCGCCGTCGAGACGAAGCGCGGCCGGCCGCTCATCGAAGACCCGCTCTTCGCCGCGCGCCTCGCCGAGATCGAGATCGATCTGATGGCGCTGGAGATCACCAACCTGCGCGCGCTCTCGGCCGAGGCGGAGAACAAGGCGCCGGGCCCGGAGGCCTCGATCCTGAAGATCAAGGGCACGGAACTCCAGCAGGCCATCAGCGAACTGATCCTGCAGGCCGTCGGCCCCTACGCCCTGCCCTTCATGGGCGCGGCGCCCGGCCCGGCCCACGCCGCCAACCGCGCCGCCCAATACCTCAACCTGCGCAAGCTGTCGATCTACGGCGGCTCGAACGAGATCCAGAAAAACATCGTCGCGCAGATGATCCTGGAGTTGTAACCGTGGACTTCTCCTTCACTGAAGAACAACGCCAGCTCGAGGACACCGTGAGCCGCTTCGTGGCGAAGGATTACACGTTCGAAAAGCGCCGCGCCATCCTGTCTTCCGCAGAGGGCTGGAGCCGCGAGGCCTGGCAGCAGCTCGCCGACCTGGGCCTGCTGGCCCTCAACGTGCCGGAGGCGCATGGTGGCCTCGGCGGCGGGCCGGCCGACACGCTGCTGGTGATGAACGCCCTCGGCCCGGGCCTGCCGCTCGAGCCCTACCTCGCCAGCGCGGTGACGGCCACCGCCCTGCTGCGCGAATGCCGGCAGGGTGGGGAGCTGCTGCCGGCCATGGCCGCCGGCGAAATCATCGCCGTCATCGCCCACGACGAGCCGAACGGCGCCACGACGCATTGCCGTGTCACAGGGACTGACTTTCTGCTCGACGGCCGCAAGTGCGTGGTGGCACACGCAGCCGCGGTGGACTTTCTGATCGTCTCCGCCCGCCTGGACGACGAGTTGGCGCTGTTCCTCGTCCCGCGCAAGGCGGCCGGGCTCACGCTCGACAGCTATCCGACGCTGGACGGCACGCGCGCGGCGGAAGTGCGGCTCGAAGGCGTGCGCCTGCCGGCGGCGGCCCGCCTCGACGCCGGTCGCGAAGCGCTGGCGCGCGCGCTGGACATCGGCCTCGCCGCGCTGTGCGCGGAAGCCGTCGGCATCATGAAGGCGGCCCTCGACGCCACCGTCGACTACCTGCGCACGCGCCAGCAGTTCGGCCAGCCGATCGGCCGCTTCCAGGCGCTGCAGCACCGCGCCGCCGACATGCTGATGCACTACGAGCAGGCGAAATCCATGAGCTATCTTGCCGCCATGCGCTGCACGGCGCAGGATGCGCACGAACGGCGCCGCGCGCTCGCCGCCGCCAAGGTGACCGTCAATCGCGCCGCCCGCTTCATCGGCCAGCAGGCCGTGCAGCTGCACGGCGGCATGGGCATGACCGACGAGCTGGTCGTCAGCCACTGGTTCAAGCGCCTCACCGCCATCGAACTGCTCGCCGGCGACAGCGACACGCATCTGCAACAATTCATTCAAGCATCCGCATACGCCTAAGGGAACCGCCATGCCACAGCGCGCCAAGGCAGCCATCTGCCGCGAAATCAACCAGCCCGTCGTCGTCGAGGAAATCGAGGTCGAATCGCCGCGCCGCGGCGAAGTCATGATCAGGCTCGCCGCCTGCGGCGTCTGCCACAGCGACTATTCCGTCACCACCGGCACCATCCCCTTCCCGCCGCCGGTCGTGCTCGGCCACGAGGGCGCCGGCATCGTCGTCGAGGTCGGCGAAGGCGTCACCGGCATCGCCGTCGGCGACGCCGTCGTCAGCTCCTTCGTCAGCATGTGCGGCAAGTGCCGCTATTGCCAGACCGGGCGGCCGCAGCTGTGCGACCAGGCGGCGAAGGCCGCCTATACCCTGCCCGACGGC
The window above is part of the Denitratisoma sp. genome. Proteins encoded here:
- a CDS encoding acyl-CoA dehydrogenase family protein; its protein translation is MNLDFTDAENAFRAEVRAFVRDALPPAIRDKVANGIHLCRDEHLQWQRLLYERGGWSGPGWPKEFGGPGWSPVEQYIFEEECALGGAPRLVPFGIKMVAPVIMAFGNRQQQERFLPKILSAEEWWCQGYSEPGAGSDLASLRTRAIRRGDKYIVNGQKTWNTLGQHADWIFCLVRTDPEAKAQRGISFLLIDMKSPGIAVRPIVTLDGAHEVNEIWFEDVEVPVENLVGEENKGWTCAKFLLGHERSNIAGIGIAKRELARAKRIAAVETKRGRPLIEDPLFAARLAEIEIDLMALEITNLRALSAEAENKAPGPEASILKIKGTELQQAISELILQAVGPYALPFMGAAPGPAHAANRAAQYLNLRKLSIYGGSNEIQKNIVAQMILEL
- a CDS encoding acyl-CoA dehydrogenase → MDFSFTEEQRQLEDTVSRFVAKDYTFEKRRAILSSAEGWSREAWQQLADLGLLALNVPEAHGGLGGGPADTLLVMNALGPGLPLEPYLASAVTATALLRECRQGGELLPAMAAGEIIAVIAHDEPNGATTHCRVTGTDFLLDGRKCVVAHAAAVDFLIVSARLDDELALFLVPRKAAGLTLDSYPTLDGTRAAEVRLEGVRLPAAARLDAGREALARALDIGLAALCAEAVGIMKAALDATVDYLRTRQQFGQPIGRFQALQHRAADMLMHYEQAKSMSYLAAMRCTAQDAHERRRALAAAKVTVNRAARFIGQQAVQLHGGMGMTDELVVSHWFKRLTAIELLAGDSDTHLQQFIQASAYA